The following proteins are encoded in a genomic region of Opisthocomus hoazin isolate bOpiHoa1 chromosome 4, bOpiHoa1.hap1, whole genome shotgun sequence:
- the NEU2 gene encoding sialidase-2 isoform X2, which yields MMASFPVLKQETLFQNGTWSYRIPALLYLPRFSIILAFAEEREDVVDEHAKLIAMRRGVYDPTTHNVQWNSMETIVSAQLNGHRSMNPCPVYDEVSGKLILFFIAIPGKISEQHQLRTKINLVRLCYVTSMDQGRTWSTAQDVTNGTISTEYKNWATFAVGPGHGLQLLNEARSLVIPAYAYRILDPKQHPTPHAFCFISSDHGITWKMGNFVGEESAVECQVAEVHTCGRKVLYCNARSSRGARIQAVSYNHGVDFEGGQRVEMLVEPPSGCHGSVTAFPPPADARCQDSWLLYAHPTDPKGRRDLGIYLNKSPLNPAHWTKPSILFKGLCAYSDLQYMGVGPDGSPLFSCLFEYGTHQQCEEIIFVMFTLKQAFPSEC from the exons ATGATGGCTTCATTTCCTGTCTTGAAGCAAGAGACGTTGTTCCAGAACGGTACCTGGAGCTATCGAATTCCAGCCCTGCTCTACCTGCCGCGTTTCAGCATCATCCTGGCTTTTGCTGAGGAACGAGAGGATGTGGTGGATGAACATGCCAAGCTGATCGCAATGCGCAGAGGCGTGTATGACCCAACCACGCACAACGTTCAG TGGAATAGCATGGAGACCATTGTCAGTGCGCAGCTGAACGGCCACCGGTCTATGAACCCCTGTCCTGTTTACGATGAGGTCTCAGGGAAACTGATCCTATTCTTCATAGCCATCCCAGGAAAGATCTCTGAGCAGCACCAGCTCAGGACAAAGATCAACCTGGTACGTCTCTGCTACGTCACTAGCATGGACCAAGGACGCACCTGGAGCACTGCCCAGGATGTCACCAATGGTACCATCAGCACCGAGTACAAGAACTGGGCCACTTTTGCAGTGGGGCCAGGTCATGGATTACAGTTGCTCAACGAGGCTCGGAGCCTTGTGATTCCTGCCTATGCCTATCGTATCTTGGACCCTAAGCAACACCCCACCCCTCATGCCTTCTGCTTCATCAGCTCCGACCATGGGATAACGTGGAAAATGGGGAACTTTGTGGGGGAGGAGAGCGCGGTGGAGTGCCAGGTAGCAGAGGTGCACACCTGTGGCAGGAAGGTCCTCTACTGCAATGCACGGAGCAGCAGGGGAGCCAGAATCCAGGCTGTCAGCTACAACCACGGGGTGGACTTTGAGGGAGGTCAGCGGGTTGAAATGCTAGTAGAACCTCCCTCTGGATGTCATGGAAGTGTTACTGCATTCCCACCTCCCGCTGATGCCAGATGCCAAGACAGTTGGTTGCTCTACGCTCATCCCACAGACCCAAAGGGTCGAAGAGATTTAGGAATTTACCTCAACAAAAGCCCTTTAAATCCAGCACACTGGACAAAACCGAGCATCCTCTTCAAGGGCCTATGTGCTTATTCGGATCTGCAGTACATGGGGGTTGGGCCAGATGGCTCACCCTTGTTCTCCTGCCTCTTTGAATATGGGACCCACCAACAGTGTGAAGAGATAATCTTTGTAATGTTCACTTTGAAGCAAGCCTTTCCATCGGAGTGCTGA
- the NEU2 gene encoding sialidase-2 isoform X1 gives MEEWKLFSSMMASFPVLKQETLFQNGTWSYRIPALLYLPRFSIILAFAEEREDVVDEHAKLIAMRRGVYDPTTHNVQWNSMETIVSAQLNGHRSMNPCPVYDEVSGKLILFFIAIPGKISEQHQLRTKINLVRLCYVTSMDQGRTWSTAQDVTNGTISTEYKNWATFAVGPGHGLQLLNEARSLVIPAYAYRILDPKQHPTPHAFCFISSDHGITWKMGNFVGEESAVECQVAEVHTCGRKVLYCNARSSRGARIQAVSYNHGVDFEGGQRVEMLVEPPSGCHGSVTAFPPPADARCQDSWLLYAHPTDPKGRRDLGIYLNKSPLNPAHWTKPSILFKGLCAYSDLQYMGVGPDGSPLFSCLFEYGTHQQCEEIIFVMFTLKQAFPSEC, from the exons ATGGAAGAGTGGAAGCTATTCTCCAG CATGATGGCTTCATTTCCTGTCTTGAAGCAAGAGACGTTGTTCCAGAACGGTACCTGGAGCTATCGAATTCCAGCCCTGCTCTACCTGCCGCGTTTCAGCATCATCCTGGCTTTTGCTGAGGAACGAGAGGATGTGGTGGATGAACATGCCAAGCTGATCGCAATGCGCAGAGGCGTGTATGACCCAACCACGCACAACGTTCAG TGGAATAGCATGGAGACCATTGTCAGTGCGCAGCTGAACGGCCACCGGTCTATGAACCCCTGTCCTGTTTACGATGAGGTCTCAGGGAAACTGATCCTATTCTTCATAGCCATCCCAGGAAAGATCTCTGAGCAGCACCAGCTCAGGACAAAGATCAACCTGGTACGTCTCTGCTACGTCACTAGCATGGACCAAGGACGCACCTGGAGCACTGCCCAGGATGTCACCAATGGTACCATCAGCACCGAGTACAAGAACTGGGCCACTTTTGCAGTGGGGCCAGGTCATGGATTACAGTTGCTCAACGAGGCTCGGAGCCTTGTGATTCCTGCCTATGCCTATCGTATCTTGGACCCTAAGCAACACCCCACCCCTCATGCCTTCTGCTTCATCAGCTCCGACCATGGGATAACGTGGAAAATGGGGAACTTTGTGGGGGAGGAGAGCGCGGTGGAGTGCCAGGTAGCAGAGGTGCACACCTGTGGCAGGAAGGTCCTCTACTGCAATGCACGGAGCAGCAGGGGAGCCAGAATCCAGGCTGTCAGCTACAACCACGGGGTGGACTTTGAGGGAGGTCAGCGGGTTGAAATGCTAGTAGAACCTCCCTCTGGATGTCATGGAAGTGTTACTGCATTCCCACCTCCCGCTGATGCCAGATGCCAAGACAGTTGGTTGCTCTACGCTCATCCCACAGACCCAAAGGGTCGAAGAGATTTAGGAATTTACCTCAACAAAAGCCCTTTAAATCCAGCACACTGGACAAAACCGAGCATCCTCTTCAAGGGCCTATGTGCTTATTCGGATCTGCAGTACATGGGGGTTGGGCCAGATGGCTCACCCTTGTTCTCCTGCCTCTTTGAATATGGGACCCACCAACAGTGTGAAGAGATAATCTTTGTAATGTTCACTTTGAAGCAAGCCTTTCCATCGGAGTGCTGA